A genomic stretch from Cyprinus carpio isolate SPL01 chromosome A12, ASM1834038v1, whole genome shotgun sequence includes:
- the ubtd1b gene encoding ubiquitin domain-containing protein 1, whose translation FTGIVQFWHKYCGLLFDPRESSKPSYSRYSRKCCIAYTSHTLVVILTLYVSIGRNEPLKKDKLKWKSDYPMTEGQLRSKRDEFWDTAPAFEGRKEIWDALKAAAVALECNDHELAQAIVDGASITLPHGSLTECYDELGNRYQLPVYCLAPPVNLISERSEEDLSDNTEPPTTQKKEFQLKVRLSTGKDLRLNASMTDSIGLLKKQLQAQENIELAQQRWFFSGKLLTDKTRLQDTKIQKDFVIQVIVNQPTPNQ comes from the exons TTCACTGGAATAGTACAATTCTGGCATAAATACTGTGGTCTTCTCTTTGATCCTCGTGAATCATCAAAGCCGTCCTACAGCCGTTATTCCAGGAAATGCTGCATAGCCTACACTTCTCACACATTAGTGGTCATTCTCACCTTATATGTGTCTATAGGTCGTAATGAGCCACTGAAGAAAGACAAGCTGAAGTGGAAGAGCGATTACCCCATGACGGAGGGCCAGCTCCGCAGTAAGAGAGATGAGTTTTGGGACACGGCTCCAGCGTTCGAGGGGCGCAAGGAGATCTGGGACGCCCTGAAAGCTGCCGCTGTGGCTCTGGAGTGTAACGATCATGAACTGGCTCAGGCTATCGTGGACGGAGCCAGCATCACTTTACCACACG GATCGCTGACCGAGTGTTACGACGAACTCGGCAACCGATACCAGCTACCCGTTTATTGCCTGGCTCCTCCTGTCAACCTGATTTCGGAAAGAAGTGAGGAAGATCTATCGGACAACACTGAGCCCCCGACGACACAGAAGAAAGAGTTCCAGCTGAAGGTGCGGCTCTCCACCGGCAAAGACCTGCGTCTGAACGCCAGCATGACCGACTCCATCGGCCTGCTGAAAAAGCAGCTACAAGCTCAAGAGAACATTGAGCTGGCTCAGCAGCGCTGGTTCTTCTCTGGAAAGCTCCTCACAGACAAGACCCGCCTGCAGGACACCAAGATCCAGAAGGATTTTGTCATCCAGGTCATCGTGAACCAGCCGACACCAAACCAATAA